In Streptomyces sp. NBC_01408, one DNA window encodes the following:
- a CDS encoding transporter, whose product MVGVFVGLKLALLRSSLRRSTARAVGFVAGAGISLAGACYAAVGLALAQGEPDAPDFAVLAFTGLAVAWLALPLSFGAGGDESSDPTRLAVLPVRPRRLIAGATASALIGPGPLCTLVLITGAVVGAAEGAFSSFPAAAVTVLAVPLMLLLCVVASRAVLASFARALTGRRGKDAAALGGVLTAVGGYAAYLLLTTAGSGLALPSLVVRILRWTPPGWPADAIRAAADGRTGTALLELGGTAALIALLMVWWHGSLTRLMTTTDASTAQAVKVRAGRTTGLRARLLTSSRTLLVAHHQFSAFARSPRHRMTMIAALAYALLFPVVMAAANMRTPYAAVGGAWVFGLTVPGVLFALDGSAIWSNVATLRTVAQARAELVGRLLPQLVVIAPWLTAVATGVALVNGRTDQLAAALGVSFALLGVTFAMGMAISVFHPYPYPEDPWSVSAPGQSGGYHLANFLSSFLGVVAIAPVIAGAIALNGSALAWLLLPLGTAYGLLAVLVTLRTMGQRLFDKAPEILTTLRMS is encoded by the coding sequence ATGGTTGGGGTCTTCGTCGGGCTGAAACTCGCCCTCCTGCGCAGCAGTCTGCGCCGCAGTACCGCCCGCGCCGTGGGCTTCGTGGCCGGCGCGGGCATCAGCCTGGCCGGGGCCTGCTACGCGGCCGTCGGCCTGGCCCTGGCCCAAGGCGAGCCGGACGCGCCCGACTTCGCCGTCCTGGCCTTCACCGGGCTGGCCGTCGCCTGGCTGGCGCTGCCGCTGTCCTTCGGCGCGGGCGGCGACGAGAGCTCCGATCCGACCCGGCTCGCCGTACTGCCCGTCCGGCCGCGCCGGCTGATCGCCGGGGCCACCGCCTCCGCGCTCATCGGCCCGGGGCCGCTGTGCACCCTCGTCCTCATCACCGGAGCGGTCGTCGGCGCCGCCGAGGGCGCGTTCAGCAGCTTCCCCGCCGCGGCCGTCACCGTCCTCGCCGTACCGCTGATGCTGCTGCTGTGCGTGGTCGCCTCCCGCGCCGTACTGGCCTCCTTCGCCCGGGCGCTGACCGGCCGACGCGGCAAGGACGCCGCCGCCCTCGGCGGCGTACTGACCGCGGTCGGCGGCTACGCCGCCTACCTGCTGCTGACCACCGCCGGCTCGGGGCTCGCCCTGCCGTCCCTCGTCGTACGGATCCTGCGCTGGACCCCGCCGGGGTGGCCGGCCGACGCGATCCGGGCCGCCGCCGACGGCAGGACCGGCACCGCCCTGCTCGAACTGGGCGGGACCGCCGCCCTGATCGCCCTGCTGATGGTGTGGTGGCACGGCTCCCTGACCCGGCTGATGACCACGACGGACGCCTCCACGGCCCAGGCCGTCAAGGTCCGGGCGGGCCGGACGACAGGCCTGCGGGCCCGGCTGCTCACCTCCAGCCGGACCCTGCTCGTCGCCCACCACCAGTTCAGCGCCTTCGCACGGTCGCCGAGGCACCGGATGACGATGATCGCGGCGCTGGCGTACGCGCTGCTGTTCCCGGTCGTGATGGCGGCGGCCAACATGCGGACCCCGTACGCCGCCGTCGGCGGCGCCTGGGTCTTCGGACTGACCGTCCCCGGAGTGCTGTTCGCCCTCGACGGCTCCGCGATCTGGAGCAACGTCGCCACGCTGCGCACCGTGGCGCAGGCCCGCGCCGAACTCGTCGGCCGGCTGCTCCCCCAGCTGGTGGTCATCGCGCCCTGGCTCACCGCCGTCGCCACCGGCGTCGCCCTCGTCAACGGGCGCACCGACCAGCTCGCGGCCGCGCTCGGCGTCAGCTTCGCGCTGCTCGGGGTGACCTTCGCGATGGGCATGGCCATCAGCGTGTTCCACCCCTACCCGTACCCCGAGGACCCGTGGAGCGTGAGTGCGCCCGGCCAGAGCGGCGGCTACCACCTGGCGAACTTCCTCAGCTCCTTCCTCGGAGTGGTGGCGATCGCCCCGGTGATCGCGGGCGCGATCGCCCTGAACGGCTCCGCCCTCGCGTGGCTGCTGCTGCCGCTGGGTACGGCGTACGGCCTGCTGGCCGTGCTGGTCACCCTGCGGACCATGGGACAGCGGCTGTTCGACAAGGCGCCCGAGATCCTCACCACCCTGCGGATGTCCTGA
- a CDS encoding ABC transporter ATP-binding protein: protein MQHPPEGDAVPAAVEVRGLRKEFDDKVAVDGVDLTVPRGSFYGLVGPNGAGKTTSLSMITGLLRPDAGTVTVAGYDVWQDPYEAKHRIGILPDGLRLFERLSGRELLRYTGRLRELPAADTEARAEELLDVLGLSEAGDKLVVDYSTGMRKKIGLAAALLHNPPVLFLDEPFESVDPVSAETIREVLRQYTATGSTVVFSSHVMELVAALCTHVAILAKGRVVADGTLDEVRAGRSLNERFMELVGAPAGKAKGGSLAWLGSSSG, encoded by the coding sequence ATGCAACACCCCCCCGAAGGAGACGCGGTCCCGGCGGCCGTGGAAGTGCGCGGGCTCCGCAAGGAATTCGACGACAAGGTCGCCGTCGACGGAGTCGACCTCACCGTCCCTCGGGGCAGCTTCTACGGCCTCGTCGGCCCCAACGGCGCCGGCAAGACCACCAGCCTGTCCATGATCACCGGCCTGCTCCGGCCCGACGCGGGCACCGTGACGGTCGCCGGGTACGACGTCTGGCAGGACCCGTACGAGGCCAAGCACCGCATCGGCATCCTGCCCGACGGCCTGCGCCTGTTCGAGCGGCTGTCGGGACGGGAACTGCTGCGCTACACCGGACGGCTGCGGGAGCTCCCCGCCGCCGACACCGAGGCGCGCGCCGAGGAGCTGCTCGACGTGCTCGGGCTCTCCGAGGCCGGCGACAAGCTGGTCGTCGACTACTCCACCGGCATGCGCAAGAAGATCGGCCTGGCGGCCGCGCTGCTGCACAACCCGCCGGTCCTCTTCCTCGACGAACCCTTCGAGAGCGTCGACCCGGTGTCGGCCGAGACGATCCGCGAGGTGCTGCGCCAGTACACCGCCACCGGCTCGACGGTGGTCTTCTCCAGCCATGTCATGGAGCTCGTGGCCGCGCTGTGCACCCACGTCGCCATCCTGGCCAAGGGGCGCGTGGTCGCCGACGGCACGCTCGACGAGGTACGGGCCGGCCGGAGCCTGAACGAGCGCTTCATGGAACTGGTCGGTGCCCCGGCCGGGAAGGCGAAGGGAGGGAGCCTCGCATGGTTGGGGTCTTCGTCGGGCTGA
- a CDS encoding T3SS effector HopA1 family protein, translating into MTTAAAPTEPLTPGPATAEPAPASLLAPDLAPDLADALARIHLSADGLTATVGPRTIEGESARELQQRLGAALYEVFHTGRAEADTRRRSMAPRDRGFERELAAALPHREIQRTGVLLRAPQEPGGGEALVSWDGVRVRVPVDRLTADGPLVAGTEVRSPASPARPALSPGFFYAMGSREPRFDDQLLRVYVHITDPGRAPMIWGTVLEHLEAAGAGYHAKVLSGPADYPRRDALVVYLGSESWGACHTVADAVRDLPGTAPDTSVFAHRLGPGTAVAWEPDDPRPGAGGLSFGQHRASALAEAAVRATTGSESAHEAFSSAGIDPGAPYRNLASPDLPAR; encoded by the coding sequence GTGACCACCGCCGCAGCCCCCACCGAGCCGCTCACCCCCGGACCGGCCACCGCCGAACCGGCGCCGGCCTCCCTCCTGGCCCCCGACCTCGCCCCCGACCTCGCCGACGCCCTGGCGCGGATCCACCTCTCCGCCGACGGCCTCACCGCCACCGTCGGGCCCCGCACCATCGAGGGCGAATCCGCCCGCGAACTCCAGCAGCGGCTGGGGGCGGCGCTGTACGAGGTGTTCCACACGGGCCGCGCCGAGGCGGACACCCGCCGCCGGAGCATGGCCCCGCGGGACCGCGGCTTCGAGCGGGAGCTGGCGGCGGCGCTGCCGCACCGCGAGATCCAGCGCACCGGTGTCCTGCTCCGGGCCCCGCAGGAACCGGGCGGCGGTGAGGCGCTCGTCTCCTGGGACGGCGTACGCGTCCGGGTGCCCGTGGACCGGCTGACCGCGGACGGCCCGCTCGTCGCCGGCACGGAGGTACGCTCCCCCGCCTCCCCGGCCCGCCCCGCGCTCTCGCCCGGGTTCTTCTACGCCATGGGCTCCCGCGAGCCGCGCTTCGACGACCAACTGCTCCGTGTCTACGTCCACATCACCGACCCCGGGCGCGCCCCGATGATCTGGGGGACCGTACTGGAGCACCTGGAGGCGGCGGGGGCCGGCTACCACGCCAAGGTGCTGTCGGGTCCGGCCGACTACCCGCGCCGCGACGCCCTCGTCGTCTACCTGGGCAGCGAGTCCTGGGGCGCCTGCCACACGGTCGCCGACGCCGTCCGCGACCTGCCCGGCACCGCCCCGGACACCTCGGTCTTCGCCCACCGGCTCGGGCCCGGCACGGCCGTGGCCTGGGAGCCGGACGACCCCCGGCCCGGCGCGGGCGGGCTGAGCTTCGGCCAGCACCGCGCCTCGGCGCTGGCCGAGGCGGCCGTACGGGCCACGACCGGCTCCGAGAGCGCGCACGAGGCGTTCAGCAGCGCGGGCATCGACCCGGGCGCCCCCTACCGGAACCTGGCCTCACCGGACCTCCCCGCCCGCTGA
- the lxmK gene encoding class V lanthionine synthetase subunit LxmK — translation MTRTTAARTELRFQPVDLDTAPEVDALLRRIGTGPFDRADLTALQGRNDTWAGRTTGGARVFVKRLTGPPEDVRARMDRALGYERLVADAPAGVLRGPALLGSDPDAGLLAFEYLHDARSGAELMADQEFTPELAHRSGAALGRLHACPAGQQDQLERSTPAMPSPELLEALPAAAFEEFSGAELETWRLLQNDAQLIGAVHRLLAAERAAPRVPAHCDLRMDQFLITGHPGADSRLHVADWEEFRLADPARDVGGFAGEWLHRAVHDIVTSRGDADTAAFAGLSMTRETVLARGAEKLARLRPVVQEFWRGYRDARPDADPGLAERATAFAGWHLLDRLLAGAMRSNRLLGIERAAAGIGRTALLDPARFTHVVGLGDAS, via the coding sequence GTGACCCGCACCACCGCCGCCCGCACCGAGCTCCGGTTCCAGCCCGTCGACCTCGACACCGCGCCCGAGGTCGACGCCCTGCTGCGGCGCATCGGCACGGGCCCCTTCGACCGCGCGGACCTCACCGCGCTGCAGGGCCGCAACGACACCTGGGCCGGCCGCACGACCGGCGGCGCCCGCGTCTTCGTCAAGCGGCTGACCGGTCCGCCGGAGGACGTACGGGCCCGGATGGACCGCGCGCTCGGCTACGAACGTCTGGTGGCGGACGCCCCGGCCGGCGTACTGCGCGGACCCGCGCTGCTGGGCAGCGACCCGGACGCCGGGCTGCTCGCCTTCGAGTACCTCCACGACGCCCGCAGCGGCGCCGAACTGATGGCCGACCAGGAGTTCACACCGGAACTCGCCCACCGCTCCGGCGCCGCCCTCGGGCGGCTGCACGCCTGCCCTGCCGGGCAGCAGGACCAGCTTGAGCGCAGCACTCCCGCCATGCCCTCGCCGGAGCTGCTGGAGGCGCTGCCCGCCGCCGCGTTCGAGGAGTTCAGCGGGGCGGAGCTGGAGACCTGGCGGCTGCTGCAGAACGACGCGCAGCTGATCGGGGCGGTGCACCGGCTGCTCGCCGCCGAACGGGCGGCGCCGCGCGTGCCCGCCCACTGCGACCTGCGGATGGACCAGTTCCTGATCACCGGACACCCCGGGGCGGACAGCCGGCTGCACGTGGCCGACTGGGAGGAGTTCCGCCTCGCCGACCCGGCCCGCGACGTGGGCGGGTTCGCCGGCGAATGGCTGCACCGCGCGGTGCACGACATCGTCACCTCCCGGGGCGACGCCGACACCGCCGCCTTCGCCGGGCTGTCCATGACGCGCGAGACCGTGCTCGCCCGCGGCGCGGAGAAGCTCGCCCGGCTGCGCCCGGTCGTCCAGGAGTTCTGGCGCGGCTACCGCGACGCGCGGCCCGACGCCGATCCGGGCCTGGCCGAGCGCGCAACCGCCTTCGCGGGCTGGCACCTGCTGGACCGGCTGCTCGCCGGGGCCATGCGCTCCAACCGCCTGCTCGGCATCGAGCGGGCCGCCGCCGGCATCGGCCGCACGGCCCTGCTCGACCCCGCCCGCTTCACCCACGTCGTCGGACTCGGAGACGCCTCGTGA
- a CDS encoding insulinase family protein: MTGRTGIRRLTLANGLRVLIDTTAAGGLTAVAVHYGVGFRSEPEGRAGLAHLLEHMMFEGSERFPDRAYFAGLMADGGSAEGTTHQDYTDYVHVVPTAALERALAAEADRMRAPRFTPDSLAEQLTGVEAEIKAAVYDAPLGGLPWPLLPGLLYDRWANTHDGYGDLPDLARLTPEDCAAFFREHYAPGNAVLTVSGGDDPEQVAALVTRYFAAVPAGPARPDAARRPVLAEPPLTADRVSVRTVPGGGAVCLGYRLPDPAADLDGYLARLVAARLLAVPPVDAGCGFFGPLDALDPDSLVITLPAADEDGVRAALHRVDGALRAIADADEVADAEVRQAARRLADDHLRAHHGPGPRARALGRLEILFGEPALLDELPARLRALAAGRVRAAAGALADDPRAVLALLPGGEPVPFRGLGAPVRSAAPMPAASSDSRGSSVSSASPTSPISSSSPASSASATSPAALGASASSASPTSPISSASTASPAAPAPTAGPGAPNPAPALRSAAPTTPAPALPSAAPAAPAALRLPAFAETGPGPAAGRPGEPAVAAVRDTRAPLVELRLRLPAPPAAAPADRERLALVLADRWTARFPARGAVSTTVESGAVLLDAWLPAPAPDPVLFADLLGAPPTADELAAVEPRARARMGTRVSCPAWLVEQALCRRLLAGRPGPGAGPTALTAPLHAGGIELTAVGDLDPEAWAAAATAALRPLTSALDAPPGAHAPLPAAGEGLALLSLPPALPATAAHLLWATPEPPPAGSFAARWLAVAVLGGGQPGARLAALRTPQAPYGFTSYAGRFGDHAGTGALVQVHAQLPPAGAVEAAAVIRDELRRAGAEPPGGAEVDAARRYCAGQFALAPQTQGSLADALSAWLAAGRRTAELVGFPEALYEAPAAEVARDCAHLFAQPAYAGVLATPAADPAEETP, encoded by the coding sequence ATGACCGGCCGCACGGGCATACGCAGGCTGACCCTCGCCAACGGGCTGCGCGTACTGATCGACACGACGGCCGCGGGCGGGCTGACGGCGGTCGCCGTCCACTACGGCGTCGGCTTCCGCTCGGAGCCCGAGGGCCGCGCCGGCCTCGCGCACCTGCTGGAACACATGATGTTCGAGGGCAGCGAACGCTTCCCCGACCGCGCCTACTTCGCCGGCCTCATGGCCGACGGCGGATCCGCCGAGGGCACCACCCACCAGGACTACACGGACTACGTCCACGTCGTTCCCACCGCGGCGCTGGAACGCGCGCTGGCCGCCGAGGCCGACCGGATGCGCGCCCCCCGCTTCACCCCGGACTCCCTCGCCGAGCAACTCACCGGCGTCGAGGCCGAGATCAAGGCCGCCGTGTACGACGCACCGCTCGGCGGGCTGCCCTGGCCCCTGCTGCCCGGACTGCTGTACGACCGCTGGGCCAACACCCACGACGGCTACGGCGACCTGCCCGACCTGGCCCGACTGACCCCCGAGGACTGCGCCGCCTTCTTCCGCGAGCACTACGCCCCGGGCAACGCCGTACTCACGGTGAGCGGCGGGGACGACCCCGAACAGGTCGCCGCCCTCGTCACCCGGTACTTCGCCGCGGTTCCGGCCGGGCCCGCCCGGCCCGACGCCGCGCGCCGCCCGGTCCTGGCCGAACCCCCGCTCACCGCGGACCGGGTGAGCGTACGGACCGTGCCCGGCGGCGGAGCCGTCTGCCTCGGCTACCGGCTGCCCGACCCGGCCGCCGACCTCGACGGCTACCTCGCCCGGCTCGTGGCAGCCCGGCTGCTGGCCGTGCCGCCGGTCGACGCGGGCTGCGGATTCTTCGGCCCGCTGGACGCGCTCGACCCCGACAGCCTCGTCATCACCCTGCCCGCCGCCGACGAGGACGGGGTACGGGCCGCGCTGCACCGGGTCGACGGGGCCCTGCGCGCCATCGCCGATGCCGACGAGGTCGCCGACGCCGAGGTCCGGCAGGCGGCCCGGCGGCTCGCCGACGACCACCTGCGCGCCCATCACGGGCCGGGCCCCCGGGCCCGCGCGCTCGGCCGGCTGGAGATCCTCTTCGGCGAGCCCGCCCTCCTGGACGAGCTGCCCGCCCGCCTGCGGGCCCTCGCCGCGGGGCGGGTCCGCGCGGCCGCCGGCGCGCTGGCCGACGATCCTCGGGCGGTGCTGGCGCTGCTCCCGGGCGGCGAACCGGTCCCCTTCCGGGGCCTGGGAGCACCGGTCCGGTCCGCCGCGCCGATGCCCGCCGCCTCTTCGGACTCCCGCGGCTCTTCGGTGTCTTCGGCGTCCCCCACCTCCCCCATCTCTTCGAGCTCCCCCGCCTCCTCCGCCTCTGCGACGTCTCCGGCCGCTCTCGGCGCCTCCGCCTCTTCGGCGTCTCCGACCTCCCCTATCTCCTCCGCCTCCACGGCATCTCCGGCCGCCCCGGCCCCTACGGCCGGTCCCGGCGCCCCGAACCCGGCCCCGGCCCTGCGGTCGGCCGCCCCGACGACCCCAGCCCCGGCCCTGCCGTCGGCCGCCCCGGCCGCCCCGGCCGCGCTGCGGCTGCCCGCCTTCGCCGAGACCGGCCCCGGGCCCGCCGCAGGCCGCCCGGGCGAGCCCGCCGTGGCCGCCGTACGCGACACCCGCGCCCCCCTCGTCGAACTCCGGCTGCGCCTGCCCGCGCCCCCCGCGGCCGCGCCCGCCGACCGCGAACGGCTCGCCCTGGTCCTCGCCGACCGCTGGACGGCCCGGTTCCCGGCCCGCGGGGCCGTGTCCACGACCGTGGAGAGCGGCGCCGTCCTGCTCGACGCCTGGCTGCCCGCGCCCGCCCCCGACCCGGTGCTGTTCGCCGACCTGCTCGGCGCCCCGCCGACGGCCGACGAACTCGCCGCCGTGGAACCGCGGGCCCGCGCCCGCATGGGAACCCGGGTGAGCTGCCCGGCCTGGCTCGTCGAACAGGCCCTGTGCCGGCGGCTCCTGGCCGGCCGGCCCGGCCCGGGCGCCGGCCCGACGGCCCTCACGGCCCCCCTGCACGCGGGCGGCATCGAGCTCACCGCCGTCGGCGACCTGGATCCCGAGGCCTGGGCCGCGGCGGCGACCGCCGCCCTGCGCCCGCTGACCTCGGCCCTCGACGCGCCGCCCGGCGCGCACGCGCCGCTCCCGGCCGCCGGTGAAGGCCTCGCGCTGCTGAGCCTGCCCCCGGCCCTGCCCGCGACTGCCGCCCACCTGCTGTGGGCCACTCCCGAGCCGCCCCCGGCCGGGTCGTTCGCCGCCCGCTGGCTGGCGGTGGCCGTGCTCGGCGGCGGCCAGCCCGGGGCCCGGCTCGCCGCGCTGCGCACGCCGCAGGCCCCGTACGGCTTCACCTCGTACGCGGGCCGCTTCGGCGACCACGCGGGCACCGGGGCGCTCGTCCAGGTCCACGCCCAGCTGCCACCCGCCGGCGCCGTCGAGGCCGCCGCCGTGATCCGCGACGAGCTGCGGCGCGCCGGCGCCGAACCGCCCGGCGGCGCCGAGGTGGACGCCGCCCGGCGGTACTGCGCGGGCCAGTTCGCCCTCGCGCCGCAGACCCAGGGCTCGCTCGCCGACGCGCTGAGCGCCTGGCTCGCGGCCGGGCGCCGGACCGCCGAGCTCGTCGGCTTCCCCGAGGCCCTGTACGAGGCCCCGGCCGCCGAGGTGGCCCGCGACTGCGCGCACCTGTTCGCCCAGCCCGCCTATGCCGGAGTGCTCGCCACGCCGGCGGCCGACCCGGCCGAGGAGACGCCGTGA
- a CDS encoding flavoprotein, with product MTHPTERTEHITDTAPAAGTEPAGLGFTRLLFIATGSVSAAELPSWIAWLRSTHPALEIQTVLTRSAQRFVTREALNLLTGRRTLVDAWPDEPVLRAPHVDLTAWAEAVLVYPSTFSYTARLALGLADSPSLLTAQCTAAPVAVAPALPPGGAQSHAYRRHAEALAERPNCVVVPPVPALSLTTGRTDSWAPAPLPDVVDGLAALHRSITAEPTP from the coding sequence GTGACCCACCCCACCGAGCGCACCGAGCACATCACCGACACCGCTCCCGCCGCAGGCACCGAGCCCGCAGGGCTCGGTTTCACCCGGCTCCTCTTCATCGCCACCGGCTCCGTCTCCGCCGCCGAACTGCCCTCCTGGATCGCCTGGCTGCGCTCCACCCACCCCGCTCTGGAGATCCAGACCGTCCTCACCCGCAGCGCCCAGCGGTTCGTCACGCGCGAGGCCCTCAACCTGCTCACCGGCCGCCGCACCCTGGTGGACGCCTGGCCGGACGAGCCCGTGCTGCGCGCCCCGCACGTCGACCTGACCGCCTGGGCCGAGGCCGTACTCGTCTACCCCTCGACGTTCTCGTACACCGCCCGCCTCGCGCTCGGCCTCGCCGACAGCCCCTCGCTGCTCACCGCGCAGTGCACGGCGGCGCCCGTCGCCGTCGCCCCCGCGCTGCCGCCCGGCGGCGCCCAGAGCCATGCCTACCGCCGCCACGCCGAGGCCCTCGCGGAGCGCCCCAACTGCGTCGTCGTGCCGCCCGTGCCCGCGCTCAGCCTGACCACCGGGCGCACCGACAGCTGGGCCCCGGCCCCGCTCCCCGATGTGGTGGACGGCCTCGCCGCGCTGCACCGCAGCATCACGGCGGAGCCGACGCCATGA
- a CDS encoding LLM class flavin-dependent oxidoreductase yields the protein MSRSVSVLLPIVPTRAEQAAPFAAFVQWRGARALWQGQVLLNEQHQILAQLSGMGLRVPFGIGVSLMPLRHPVQAAIEARTLAAASGHPVTAGFGPGARVFQAMALGEPYKSPLTACREYLNIVRGLLDGDEVDQRGTYFSYSGSIPRSPAPPVEVGLGVLRPGMARIAGETADVAITWLTPPAYVRDVIVPALREGAEAAGRPVPRVVSIVPMAAAADGRNPLTVLATGSSDHFSASHYQDMLTRAGVRVDGEDPTATAKSLLAAGGALTGDPAELAAGIAAYHAAGVDEVVLNNVGVGMLEGPRAVLRDLEVLFTGNGW from the coding sequence ATGAGCCGCAGTGTCTCTGTTCTCCTGCCCATCGTTCCGACCCGCGCGGAGCAGGCGGCACCGTTCGCCGCGTTCGTGCAGTGGCGGGGAGCGCGGGCGCTGTGGCAGGGACAGGTGCTCCTCAACGAACAGCACCAGATCCTCGCGCAGTTGAGCGGAATGGGCCTGCGCGTCCCGTTCGGGATCGGTGTCTCGCTGATGCCGCTGCGCCATCCCGTCCAGGCCGCCATCGAGGCCCGCACCCTCGCCGCGGCCTCCGGTCACCCCGTCACCGCCGGATTCGGGCCCGGTGCGCGCGTCTTCCAGGCGATGGCGCTCGGCGAGCCCTACAAGAGCCCGCTGACGGCCTGCCGCGAATACCTGAACATCGTCCGCGGACTGCTCGACGGCGACGAGGTCGACCAGCGCGGCACCTACTTCTCCTACAGCGGCTCCATCCCCCGCTCGCCCGCACCCCCCGTCGAGGTGGGACTCGGGGTGCTGCGCCCCGGCATGGCCCGGATCGCCGGGGAGACCGCCGACGTGGCGATCACCTGGCTCACCCCGCCGGCGTACGTGCGCGACGTCATCGTCCCCGCGCTGCGCGAAGGAGCCGAGGCCGCGGGCCGGCCCGTGCCGCGCGTCGTGTCCATCGTCCCCATGGCCGCCGCGGCCGACGGCAGGAACCCCCTGACCGTCCTCGCCACCGGCAGCTCCGACCACTTCTCCGCGTCGCACTACCAGGACATGCTGACCCGCGCCGGCGTGCGGGTCGACGGCGAGGACCCGACGGCCACAGCCAAGAGCCTGCTCGCCGCCGGGGGAGCCCTCACCGGCGACCCCGCGGAACTGGCCGCGGGCATCGCCGCGTACCACGCGGCGGGCGTCGACGAGGTGGTCCTCAACAACGTGGGAGTGGGCATGCTGGAGGGACCGCGGGCCGTACTGCGCGACCTGGAAGTGCTGTTCACCGGGAACGGCTGGTAG
- a CDS encoding LxmA leader domain family RiPP, whose amino-acid sequence MQKIENVNIMELVGGFEAYADAAELNFEASADAPAITPTITTIAYTKVSVAAGTASWKYSC is encoded by the coding sequence ATGCAGAAGATCGAGAACGTCAACATCATGGAGCTCGTCGGTGGCTTCGAGGCCTACGCCGACGCCGCCGAGCTGAACTTCGAGGCGTCGGCCGACGCCCCGGCGATCACGCCGACCATCACCACCATCGCCTACACCAAGGTGAGCGTCGCCGCCGGCACCGCTTCCTGGAAGTACAGCTGCTGA
- a CDS encoding helix-turn-helix transcriptional regulator encodes MPDQHPELADLDAHSAGTCDCALLRGAVNDPRGIGTLTGRERQVLTLLGHGMPNRLIARRLGIVERTAKAHVASIVDKLGVSSRLEAALMAHLHHPLICTGDIVPRDTSPRANIRTTAHGC; translated from the coding sequence GTGCCTGACCAGCACCCGGAACTGGCGGACTTGGACGCCCACAGCGCGGGCACCTGCGACTGCGCACTGCTGCGCGGCGCCGTCAACGATCCACGGGGGATCGGGACACTGACCGGGCGTGAGCGACAGGTGCTCACACTGCTCGGCCATGGCATGCCCAACCGGCTCATCGCCCGGCGGCTGGGCATCGTCGAGCGGACCGCGAAGGCCCATGTGGCCAGCATCGTGGACAAGCTCGGCGTCAGCTCCCGGCTCGAAGCCGCGCTGATGGCCCATCTGCACCATCCGCTCATCTGCACCGGGGACATTGTCCCAAGGGACACCTCACCAAGGGCCAATATCCGTACCACAGCGCACGGTTGTTGA
- a CDS encoding AI-2E family transporter, giving the protein MSTPLLPEPVRRFAAWCAVALLVTAVLAVVVWLCGVFRTVVTPVLLAVLGTALLGPLHRRLVRLKVNRSLAAALTCLAVVAVVGGASYIVVLALIETGDEIVDALRRAGQSLAEHFGALGTSVEDVAKNSKDLLAKFGGTAASGVVAGLSVIGTMVATALLALVLIFFFLRDSDRAVGTLRALVPSRSGDLMEAMGRRAFEAVEGFMRGTTFVALVDAVLIGAGLLVLDVPGALGLAALVFVTAYIPYLGAILSGAVAVLVAFADRGWVIGLWTLGVVLAVQMIEGYVLQPMVQSRTVQMHPAVVMLAITAGASVAGILGMLLAVPLTAAAFGVFSELRARYGTPASGPLDT; this is encoded by the coding sequence GTGTCGACTCCCCTGCTGCCCGAGCCCGTGCGGCGATTCGCCGCCTGGTGCGCCGTCGCCCTCCTCGTCACCGCCGTGCTGGCCGTCGTCGTGTGGCTGTGCGGGGTGTTCCGGACGGTCGTCACGCCCGTCCTGCTCGCCGTGCTCGGCACGGCGCTGCTCGGGCCGCTGCACCGGCGGCTGGTCCGCCTGAAGGTCAACCGGTCGCTCGCCGCGGCCCTCACCTGCCTCGCCGTGGTCGCCGTCGTCGGCGGGGCCTCGTACATCGTCGTCCTCGCGCTCATCGAGACGGGCGACGAGATCGTCGACGCCCTGCGGCGGGCCGGCCAGAGCCTCGCGGAGCACTTCGGGGCGCTGGGCACCTCGGTGGAGGACGTCGCGAAGAACTCCAAGGACCTGCTCGCCAAGTTCGGCGGTACGGCCGCCTCGGGGGTGGTCGCCGGGCTCAGCGTGATAGGGACGATGGTCGCGACGGCGCTGCTGGCGCTCGTGCTGATCTTCTTCTTCCTCCGCGACTCCGACCGGGCGGTGGGCACGCTGCGCGCGCTCGTCCCGAGCCGTTCGGGCGACCTGATGGAGGCCATGGGCCGGCGGGCCTTCGAGGCCGTCGAGGGCTTCATGCGCGGGACCACCTTCGTGGCCCTGGTCGACGCCGTGCTGATCGGCGCCGGTCTGCTGGTGCTCGACGTGCCGGGCGCGCTGGGGCTGGCCGCCCTGGTGTTCGTAACCGCGTACATCCCGTACCTGGGCGCCATCCTCTCCGGCGCCGTGGCGGTCCTCGTCGCCTTCGCCGACCGGGGCTGGGTCATCGGCCTGTGGACGCTCGGCGTGGTGCTGGCGGTCCAGATGATCGAGGGGTACGTGCTCCAGCCGATGGTGCAGAGCCGCACCGTCCAGATGCACCCGGCGGTGGTCATGCTGGCCATCACGGCCGGCGCGAGCGTCGCCGGGATCCTCGGCATGCTGCTCGCGGTACCGCTGACCGCCGCCGCCTTCGGGGTGTTCTCGGAACTGCGGGCCCGGTACGGCACCCCGGCGAGCGGTCCTCTCGATACGTAA